The Chelonia mydas isolate rCheMyd1 chromosome 1, rCheMyd1.pri.v2, whole genome shotgun sequence nucleotide sequence TATCAGCTCCGTGACAGCTGGTCATTAGGGCTGCTGTTCAAAAAGGCAACATTAGCTGTTCTATTGCCCCACCTCTAGCTAGGCTGGGGTTCCTGGGAGAGCGATGGGAAGGGAAGCAGGTGCGGCCAGGGTATAGGTTCCCAGAGGTCATTATTAAGATAATGTCAAGAATTATTCCTTTATTGCAGCACCTAGAACGAAACTCCAACCTAGTAAGGGACAGCTAGATCCCAGAGAAGGAAGGCTTGGAGAGGCCAATGAACAATCTGGAATGGGAGTGGGCAAACCAGCACCAGGCACCCATTTAGAAGCTTGCACAGTAGCTGAGTTCAGAGGCACTTGAATGGGGCCAGAGACAAATACTACATTTCAACAACACAGCTGGATTTTGGATTTTCAGTTCAGTCTGGATTTGGATTTTCCTGGGCTTCTAAGGGTCCCAAGAAGCAAGAGACTGAAGAGCGAGTTAATTTTAGGTGCTTTTAATAGAAGGGAGGGCGCTGGTGGTAAACTAACTAAACGCAGCTCGAAGACAGCAGCataattaaaataatcaaagACTGCTCCTTTGATTAATAAGCGACAAGAAGCGAACAACAataaagagaagaagaagaattcgACTAACTTGTCCAGGCAGCTGCGTGGGCACCTCTTGGGGCATACAGactggcagggcagcagcagaagaaGCCACATGCTCGTCAAAGCTGTTGATGCGCGGTTTTTTGGTGGGCTCTGGGCTCGCTAGAGGGGTAACACTATTACGTCTCATGAGCGGGTTAGGTCCCTTCTTTGCTTCCTAAATTAGAGCGAgacaaagacaaaaagaaagaagGCGAAAGTTatgaaaaaaagcaattttaaattcTCCTCTATTTccccgcccaaaaaaaaaaaaaaaaaccatctaCATACATGGTGCATGTTTGATGCATTAATGTCCCTGATCACCAAGTGCAACACAAAGGCCAGGAGAGACGTTCCAAGGGAAAAAACCCTACACTCTGAACCCTTCTGGTTCTATGCAGAAAAGGCCATGACTTGCAGCGATAATTGACTAGAACAGGAAGGCTCTTCTGTCTCCTTCTCAAGATCTTTCCTGCTGACCCAAGCAGATAGGCAAGAGGGGAGCACAAAAGCAAGAAGCACAGGCGGGCGCGAGTCTAGCCAATGAGAGCGATTGATTCAGCAACTGGACAGAACAGCCAGCGAAGTTCCACTTCAAAGAGCTTATGCTCACCTAGGGGATGTTGCGCTTCCTGGAACTGCCCACACTTCCCGTGTGAAAGGGAGGGACAGCTACCCATGCAGCATATTAGGAGAATAACCAGAGCAATTTGTGCTTGTCTAGCTTTATGTTATCACCACAGCCTAGCTCTTGTTATTGCTGCAGAACCCATTGCTACAATACAGCAGCTGTCACAGGATTCAGAAGCTCTTGATCTACGCTACCCAGCCAGGAATTGCTTCACCCATTGCCGACTACGCAGCCACCTCTAGGCGGGAAAGGCTGACTTCTGGCAACCCTACGatgcagtttaggacaggaagtgaagaagaaaaaaagagccaCCTGAAAGGGGGACAATTTAAATTGGATCTATCAGCACAACACCCCCGAACACCATGCTGGAGCATGCCTTCAGTGCCAACACCATGGAAGTATGCTGTCTCCTAAATCATCAGCACCACTGCTCAGAGCACCTACatgttccttggaggtctcctAGCCACGTACTGACCAGGCTTAACCCTGCTTAGCTTACATGCCCACAGCACATTAATCTCACTCTCCAAAGGAGACTGCTAacatttttccttcctcttccctagCCCTCCACAAGCATACAACGCACTCACCCCTTCTGCTTAACGAGGAACGTGGCCTGATGGCTCTGGCCCTAACTACGGCACTGCAGAAATcattccctgcctcctcctcaggcATTTATCAGTCTAGGCTCATTGGCTgtcagagggcctgatccaaagcccgatGGAAGttctgtccattgacttcagtgcgctTGGGATCAGGGCCCTAGAATGGAGGGGAAGCACCTGAAGGCAGGTTGGGGGTTTTAGGGTCTTTAATTTCTGAAGCCTCCTCATCTGCCGCAACTCCTGCAGCCAGTTCTCAAACAGCTGCTCATGGTGCCCAGCCCAGCgatccccaaccccagcccctctTGAAGTCCTTGTTGCCGGCTAACAttaggaggaaggagagagagtgaCAGAGATCTAAAGCAAACCACAACTCACCTCTGTCTGGTCTCTGTGGGTGTTCACCGCTTCGACGTTCAGACAGATGGACTCCACTCGGCAACCTGCAGTGAGGAGCAAGAGACCGTGAGCAATTGATGGTTCCTCGTTTCTTTAGGGTAGAGCCCAAAGGTCTCCGTTAGGATCAGGGACCCACTGGGCTAGGCAgtgcacaaacacacaggaagagcgctccagtcctgccccaaagagcctacaatcTAGCCTGAACCAAGGTGTAACCATCAGCAAACACTTCACCCAACCGCGCTAGCCAGCACGCCAAGGGAAAACATTCCACTTACCATAGGCCACAGGTGTCAGCTTCAGCACCGTGTGAAGGGGGCATTTCAGGTAGGGCATTTCAGCTGGAGGAACGGCAaacaagggggggaggggaggttagtGACAGCACAAGTGGCAGAGTCCCCTCTGCAAATGTTGTTTGTATACGTATGGACCAACTCGTTAGAGGCCGGTGggactcctctcccccctccccgtgtaTAACTTAGCACACTGCCTAGGTCACCCGAAGCACAGGCAAAACAAGGGTCCACCCAGGGCTCCTCTCTACAGCTGGCCCAACGCCCCTGGCTAGTTCCAACCTCCCACTTCAGCAGTAGGCCGGACTGGGAGACTGAATGCCCCCTCCTCGGCAACTTGGGGACTCCTCAGGCCGACCCTGGAGCTCACTTGGTGGTGCCAGGGTTCCAAAAGATGTTCAGAGGAATGacactgcagcagcccagaagctGGAGCAGGGACCAGCAGCATAGGAGAGGTCCTACACTCTCAGTGACCAGCCCACCGCATGATACAGCAGGGGCTTCAGGCTGGTGCAATTCCACATAAAATACCATGAGCGTCACATGGCCCAGACACAGAACTGTGTGCACCAAGCAGCACTCCCAGCACCATCCAACTTCGAGAACTCCTTGGAGGAGTGTGTGCAAGGAATCCCTTTCTCTCTGAGCTTCTGTAAAATACCCCCATCCGCCCTCCCCTGGCATCCCAATGTAGAGCAGCCGAAAGCAACATGGGACCCAACTGCCTCCGGATAAGACTGCCGGGGTGTGTGTCACATACCCGCGCTCTTGTCTAGGAAATAAGCCAGAAGGCACCGCATCACAGCCTGGTGACAGATCACAAGGACGTTCTCCTGCCTCTCCAGCTCCATGATGACTGGCTCCAGGCGCTGCACCAGATCTTGGTATGACTGCAAAATAAGTAGAGCGAGAGATAAATTCACAGAGCACAGTCAGGAATTACAAGGAGTCAAAAGCAAAGCCACCGTTTTGATCCATCTACTGAGTTCATGCTTTAAACCAAGTGAAACCCCCAAAGCTCCTGGAGTTTGGAGCTGTATCCATGGCTTACAGGACAAAAGCAGCTGGAACACTGTTGAAATGATGCTTTACATGAGGTCTGTAATAAGAGGTGTTTCCTTCTCCTACTGGATTCTTTTAAACTAGACATATATTCACAACCCTCCTCTCCTACTATACGGAAGAATCACCACCATCATTTGAGATCCACCCAACCTTTCCACAATGCCAGCGAGAGTTTGCCTGGAGTTTGTGCCCTTCTGCTTAAGCAGATCTGTTCTGAACCACGGACATCTCTCAGCTCAAAAATGAATTTAGCTTTGGTGAAAGGTTCTAAATCAAACAGCCTTGCAGACTGAGCTCTTCCATCTAGTCAGAGTACAGGAGGCAGAGACAGTGCGAGATCCCCCACACCGCCAACCTGTTTTAACTCTGAATGATAGGGACCACCCTCTACGAATCAGGAGATAGTTTTGGCTCAGTGGAACATCTGGTCCTTGGCTTCTCCGCAGAGACTGCCAGCATGGTGGCCATCTACCCACTAGGAATTGACTTTCAGTCACGAGTAATATGGATTTGAACAGGTGAACTTGTGGCAAAAGGCTCTATGGCCCATTAGCCACCCCTTCCACGTAATTTCAGCAGTTCTCTAAAATGAACACGCCACATCTCATGACAGAACACTAAACACAAGgtcaattctctgctctggtaTTAGCTGGGAGGAGAAAGAACCTCAGCAACAGACAGACTTCTGCTTTCATATCTGCACTGGATACTGGAAGGGTTTATTAAGCTACATGGAGTTTTCGAGGATAATAAATATCTATGTTTCAGAAGCTTGTTTTTCTACAAGAGCCATATACTCTGGAGAACAGAAACAAGAGTGGTGGCTGGTGGGAATTTTAGCCCCTACAGTCAATATTACGCACATCACTATTCCATAACTTTGAAATCCACAAGCCTGTATTTTTCCAGGAACTGGTGGATATTCCTCATACATCTTTATCTTTATTCCATAGCACTGAACTAAACTCCCATGTCAATGAACACAAATCCCTTCATCACCCGCTAAAAATGTACCATCAGCTCACTGCCCCAGCCAGCAGAGAGCTCTGGAGAAATGCTACCATCAGCCTCAGGAGGGTGCCTTAGGGCAGGGCAGTAAAGAGAACTCCTTTGGGATGGAAGGTTCTATTTTACAttaaatatagggccagattcagatACCTTTGCTCAGGTTAAGCAGCACCTTATGCCTCGAGCGGTCTTGTTGAAATCAACGGGACCATCCAACAACTTGACGAAGGTATCAGAACCCTCCCATTAAAATTTGACAAGCGCCCAGATGGGGTCAGCGCTCACATCTAGTTACCACTTTGACTCAAAGTACTCAGCAGTCCTAGACTGATGCATTCCTTTTCTGCCCTCTAGGTTGGATGCAGTGCAGAAGGGTATACGGGTATGATAGGAAAGTATCTGGCATTTTAGACCAGTCACGTCCCAGAGGGTTTCTCTGCAGACATACCTCTCCAGAAGGGTAGCGGTAATAGTACTTGTCCTGATCGCGTAAAGCATATTCCTCCGGGTGCTGCGCCTTGATCTCTTCGTAAGTCATCTCTTCACATACACCCTGCGGGAACAAGACATCCCCCAAGGTTATTTACTGGGCTTCAGACAACAGAGCTGCAGGTGCCAGCCAATGCAGGTACCAGGCAGCCTTACAGCAAACCCTTCTCCTGCACTCAGGAAATAAACTGCACTTGAGCCCCTAAGAATTCAGCCGTACAGTGGCCCCAGGTGGCAGCAATGTTAAACCAGTAGGTTAGAGACAAAAGCTAACAAGCTCTTTGGCAGCACCGCATTTGCTACCAAAACCAGGCCGGGAAACACTATTGCCTCTTTACGTCTCTGGAGAGGTTTGACGTCACTGCTTGGGAAATGTCAGCAATGGCTGTCAGAGCTAGGCACGGAGTCAGCTTCCCCCACTTAGCACTTCCACCGCACCTCGGTCCTGGCCCTCCCCTTCCCATGCTCGCTATTACAGCTCCAGGCCTCTCCTGGACAAAACCAGCCGAGCTGGCCAGGTCACAGTGTGTTGGAGCGGGCAAACCTCGCTTCCACTGTGACATTTGGGCAGAGGTGGAAGGCCAGCGCCCTCACTGCTCCGCTCAGTGAGAGTCGGCAATTAGTAAGCCAGTTAAGATGCTTACAGCATCAATTTCGTTGAGCGCCTTCCACTGTTCATAGGGCAGCTTGAGGGCTTCCGCCGTTTGGATTGTCCTCTTGAGTTGGCTGGTCCAGATTTTGAGGTCCTTCAGGTTCTGCTCCTCAACAAATTTGTTCAATGCGCTGGCAAACTAAAGGAGATAAAACACAGAGGGTGGTTACTGAACCTCTGTTACCCAGGGCTTCCAGATGGCCCTGCTTAATTACCCCTGATTTCAGAGGAGCTCATTTAGGTGCCAGTAGTGCACTGAAATGTTGCCAAATTCGGAAGACGCATTCAGGCCTACACCAAGTATATATATCTGATGCCACCTTGTCTCATACACGGCATATTACACAACCAGGGACTTGCTCCCACCTGCCCAAATACAAGAGGGATATTGTTCCCCTACCTTCTTGCCCCTATTGGAGAGTCCACAGTCGCCTCCAATCCTCCCTTTGAGGTTGAATTCACTCTCGCCGTGTCGACAGAGATAAATGGTGCGCGGCTGGACGTGGATGTTCATTAGGTAATAGACAATCCTGCTCTGGATGTGATCCTGGACCCTGTTCACCAGGAACCTCCGGCCAACGTCAATCACTTTGATCAGAGACACATCCCTGTGGAAACCACAGTAAGGAGCAGTGGAAACATGAATCAAAGGCAACTCTCGAGAATAAATGTCAAGGGGATATAATCCCCATGTTAAAAGGATTTGCTGCAGGGGTATTTCATGGTGGCTGTAAGGCTTTCCTTTGAAACCACTGCTACATTGAGACTGGCCAGGTGATCTCCATTTTCCttgttccattaaaaaaagattaaataagattattCTGACTCCAGGCCCACGGCTGGTAGCTAGCACAAGCCTCCATTGTACGAGAGATCTGGGATGAGACAGCATCCCCCATGTGGCTTTCACACCTCGGGACAGCTGAGATTGACAGCACACACTGAATGATTGACTACACTGAAACCCTGAAGGCCCAGAGAAAGCCACCTGCTGCCCCACGCCAGGTGCAGAAAGTCATAGGATGATGAAGGAGTTACTCATGGTAAAAAAAGTGTTCCCAAATGGAGATGCAGAGGAGATAAATACTGTAGCACTGCAATATTTATCTGACTGACTCTATCCAGAGTCACTTAGGATGACTAAGGCCTCCTGGGTGTCTGCTCTGGCTGGAGAGTTGATTACGGTAGGGGACGGCTCCCTCCCAGGGCTCGCAATGTTACAGAGCTTTTGGGATAATGTCAAAAGGTTCACAGAAGTACCCCAAATCTCAGCTGCCCCTCCAAAGTTCTTGGGTCTGGAAACCAGCCTGAAAGCCTCAAAAGATCAGCACATGCTGCTTCTGGTCGGCCCAGAAATTGCATGTAAAAAGTTCCGCAGGATGTTCTGGTCCTCTGgttccatgctggagccacaaGGCATAAAAGATGGTGAAAAAGCCCACATCTTCTTGGTTCTCCAACAGAGGCTTGAGTTTAGAATGAGAGCTTGGGGCTCGCTCTTATTTTATTGtaatacaggggtgggcaaactttttggcccgagggccacatccgggCGTGAAACTATATGAAGGGCcgggtagagaaggctgtgcctccccaaacagactggcccctggcccctatctgccccctcccacttcccaccccctgtctgcccccctcaaaacccccaacccatccaacccccccaccctgctccttgtcccccgaCAGCCCCTTCCCAGGACCTCCCACCCttaactgccccccgggaccccacctccacctaacccccctgctccctgtcccctgactgcccccccccccgaacctctgtcCTAGTCAACCGCCCCATCCCCCGACCgccccccccaactgccccctgtcccctgactgccccctgggactccctgccccttatccaaccccccggccccagccctattaccatgccgctcagagcagcatgtctggccaccgcactgcccggccggagccagacacgctgccgcgctgccctgcatgaggggcagccccgcagcccagagTACTGCCCAGCACCTGCCGGcatggctgctggggaggggccggggggctagcctcctgggccaggagctcaggggccaggcaggacagtcctgcaggccgaatgtggcctgcgggccgtagtttgcccacctctcttCTAATAAATTCACTTTTTCAAACAGACACTGAAATACAGATCTATATTTTATTACCCTTTTCTTCCAAGACAAAACACCTCCAAGCCAagctctttcaaaaaaaaaaaaaccccttaccTGTCATAGTTATCTGGGTCAAGCGGCTGGTAACTGGCCTGGTAACAATTGATTCTCTTCATAAAGTCTTCCATGGCATCAGCAGAGTTGCAGTCCCTATAATCTGGGCTGGACAATTTAACTTCCTGCAGAAACACAGAAAGCAAACCAGTGAGTCATCAGAAAGCTTTCTGTACAGACAAAAGCTAGTACCTCAGTCAATGACAGTGCAAACACGATATGTCTTGGAACAATCAGGCTGTTCTAATATCAGGTGTCAAGCCTTTCAAGAGTCACGTACAAAGAGTCCACTTACAGCTGTAATTTTGACATTATAAAAGAAGTAAGAACTAATGGTAAGTGTAAGATGGGTAAATGCGTGGCTGCAGCATGTATCTTGGGTTACCATTTCCTCTCAGAATCAAAGGTTAGCTAGCTCAAGTGTTTCTCAGTGATTTAGCCTCAATATTTTGTTGCCAAGAAAAGAGAAGCGAGTCCGGTGACAGTCACAGCTGCCTAACAAGTTGGCTGAACACACCCATactaagggaaaaaaatataccATCCAACTACTTGTAAAGAGAACCAGTGATGTCTACGTGGTTAGAGTGGAACATGGGAAGCAAGTGA carries:
- the PFKFB3 gene encoding 6-phosphofructo-2-kinase/fructose-2,6-bisphosphatase 3 isoform X1, encoding MPMELTQSRIQKIWLPNDNRPALPRRSCGPQLTNSPTVIVMVGLPARGKTYISKKLTRYLNWIGVPTKVFNVGEYRREAVKHYSSYDFFRPDNEEGMNVRKQCALAALRDVKLYLSEEGGQIAVFDATNTTRERRGMVLNFAKENGFKVFFIESVCNDPSVVATNVMEVKLSSPDYRDCNSADAMEDFMKRINCYQASYQPLDPDNYDRDVSLIKVIDVGRRFLVNRVQDHIQSRIVYYLMNIHVQPRTIYLCRHGESEFNLKGRIGGDCGLSNRGKKFASALNKFVEEQNLKDLKIWTSQLKRTIQTAEALKLPYEQWKALNEIDAGVCEEMTYEEIKAQHPEEYALRDQDKYYYRYPSGESYQDLVQRLEPVIMELERQENVLVICHQAVMRCLLAYFLDKSAAEMPYLKCPLHTVLKLTPVAYGCRVESICLNVEAVNTHRDQTEEAKKGPNPLMRRNSVTPLASPEPTKKPRINSFDEHVASSAAALPVCMPQEVPTQLPGQVSRILLLLFIVVRFLSLINQRSSL
- the PFKFB3 gene encoding 6-phosphofructo-2-kinase/fructose-2,6-bisphosphatase 3 isoform X2; the encoded protein is MPMELTQSRIQKIWLPNDNRPALPRRSCGPQLTNSPTVIVMVGLPARGKTYISKKLTRYLNWIGVPTKVFNVGEYRREAVKHYSSYDFFRPDNEEGMNVRKQCALAALRDVKLYLSEEGGQIAVFDATNTTRERRGMVLNFAKENGFKVFFIESVCNDPSVVATNVMEVKLSSPDYRDCNSADAMEDFMKRINCYQASYQPLDPDNYDRDVSLIKVIDVGRRFLVNRVQDHIQSRIVYYLMNIHVQPRTIYLCRHGESEFNLKGRIGGDCGLSNRGKKFASALNKFVEEQNLKDLKIWTSQLKRTIQTAEALKLPYEQWKALNEIDAGVCEEMTYEEIKAQHPEEYALRDQDKYYYRYPSGESYQDLVQRLEPVIMELERQENVLVICHQAVMRCLLAYFLDKSAAEMPYLKCPLHTVLKLTPVAYGCRVESICLNVEAVNTHRDQTEEAKKGPNPLMRRNSVTPLASPEPTKKPRINSFDEHVASSAAALPVCMPQEVPTQLPGQNMNSSQKQS
- the PFKFB3 gene encoding 6-phosphofructo-2-kinase/fructose-2,6-bisphosphatase 3 isoform X5 produces the protein MPFRKACGPQLTNSPTVIVMVGLPARGKTYISKKLTRYLNWIGVPTKVFNVGEYRREAVKHYSSYDFFRPDNEEGMNVRKQCALAALRDVKLYLSEEGGQIAVFDATNTTRERRGMVLNFAKENGFKVFFIESVCNDPSVVATNVMEVKLSSPDYRDCNSADAMEDFMKRINCYQASYQPLDPDNYDRDVSLIKVIDVGRRFLVNRVQDHIQSRIVYYLMNIHVQPRTIYLCRHGESEFNLKGRIGGDCGLSNRGKKFASALNKFVEEQNLKDLKIWTSQLKRTIQTAEALKLPYEQWKALNEIDAGVCEEMTYEEIKAQHPEEYALRDQDKYYYRYPSGESYQDLVQRLEPVIMELERQENVLVICHQAVMRCLLAYFLDKSAAEMPYLKCPLHTVLKLTPVAYGCRVESICLNVEAVNTHRDQTEEAKKGPNPLMRRNSVTPLASPEPTKKPRINSFDEHVASSAAALPVCMPQEVPTQLPGQNMNSSQKQS
- the PFKFB3 gene encoding 6-phosphofructo-2-kinase/fructose-2,6-bisphosphatase 3 isoform X4, translating into MPFRKACGPQLTNSPTVIVMVGLPARGKTYISKKLTRYLNWIGVPTKVFNVGEYRREAVKHYSSYDFFRPDNEEGMNVRKQCALAALRDVKLYLSEEGGQIAVFDATNTTRERRGMVLNFAKENGFKVFFIESVCNDPSVVATNVMEVKLSSPDYRDCNSADAMEDFMKRINCYQASYQPLDPDNYDRDVSLIKVIDVGRRFLVNRVQDHIQSRIVYYLMNIHVQPRTIYLCRHGESEFNLKGRIGGDCGLSNRGKKFASALNKFVEEQNLKDLKIWTSQLKRTIQTAEALKLPYEQWKALNEIDAGVCEEMTYEEIKAQHPEEYALRDQDKYYYRYPSGESYQDLVQRLEPVIMELERQENVLVICHQAVMRCLLAYFLDKSAAEMPYLKCPLHTVLKLTPVAYGCRVESICLNVEAVNTHRDQTEEAKKGPNPLMRRNSVTPLASPEPTKKPRINSFDEHVASSAAALPVCMPQEVPTQLPGQPLLGKACLT
- the PFKFB3 gene encoding 6-phosphofructo-2-kinase/fructose-2,6-bisphosphatase 3 isoform X3; translation: MPMELTQSRIQKIWLPNDNRPALPRRSCGPQLTNSPTVIVMVGLPARGKTYISKKLTRYLNWIGVPTKVFNVGEYRREAVKHYSSYDFFRPDNEEGMNVRKQCALAALRDVKLYLSEEGGQIAVFDATNTTRERRGMVLNFAKENGFKVFFIESVCNDPSVVATNVMEVKLSSPDYRDCNSADAMEDFMKRINCYQASYQPLDPDNYDRDVSLIKVIDVGRRFLVNRVQDHIQSRIVYYLMNIHVQPRTIYLCRHGESEFNLKGRIGGDCGLSNRGKKFASALNKFVEEQNLKDLKIWTSQLKRTIQTAEALKLPYEQWKALNEIDAGVCEEMTYEEIKAQHPEEYALRDQDKYYYRYPSGESYQDLVQRLEPVIMELERQENVLVICHQAVMRCLLAYFLDKSAAEMPYLKCPLHTVLKLTPVAYGCRVESICLNVEAVNTHRDQTEEAKKGPNPLMRRNSVTPLASPEPTKKPRINSFDEHVASSAAALPVCMPQEVPTQLPGQPLLGKACLT
- the PFKFB3 gene encoding 6-phosphofructo-2-kinase/fructose-2,6-bisphosphatase 3 isoform X6 translates to MPMELTQSRIQKIWLPNDNRPALPRRSCGPQLTNSPTVIVMVGLPARGKTYISKKLTRYLNWIGVPTKVFNVGEYRREAVKHYSSYDFFRPDNEEGMNVRKQCALAALRDVKLYLSEEGGQIAVFDATNTTRERRGMVLNFAKENGFKVFFIESVCNDPSVVATNVMEVKLSSPDYRDCNSADAMEDFMKRINCYQASYQPLDPDNYDRDVSLIKVIDVGRRFLVNRVQDHIQSRIVYYLMNIHVQPRTIYLCRHGESEFNLKGRIGGDCGLSNRGKKFASALNKFVEEQNLKDLKIWTSQLKRTIQTAEALKLPYEQWKALNEIDAGVCEEMTYEEIKAQHPEEYALRDQDKYYYRYPSGESYQDLVQRLEPVIMELERQENVLVICHQAVMRCLLAYFLDKSAAEMPYLKCPLHTVLKLTPVAYGCRVESICLNVEAVNTHRDQTENMNSSQKQS
- the PFKFB3 gene encoding 6-phosphofructo-2-kinase/fructose-2,6-bisphosphatase 3 isoform X7; protein product: MPFRKACGPQLTNSPTVIVMVGLPARGKTYISKKLTRYLNWIGVPTKVFNVGEYRREAVKHYSSYDFFRPDNEEGMNVRKQCALAALRDVKLYLSEEGGQIAVFDATNTTRERRGMVLNFAKENGFKVFFIESVCNDPSVVATNVMEVKLSSPDYRDCNSADAMEDFMKRINCYQASYQPLDPDNYDRDVSLIKVIDVGRRFLVNRVQDHIQSRIVYYLMNIHVQPRTIYLCRHGESEFNLKGRIGGDCGLSNRGKKFASALNKFVEEQNLKDLKIWTSQLKRTIQTAEALKLPYEQWKALNEIDAGVCEEMTYEEIKAQHPEEYALRDQDKYYYRYPSGESYQDLVQRLEPVIMELERQENVLVICHQAVMRCLLAYFLDKSAAEMPYLKCPLHTVLKLTPVAYGCRVESICLNVEAVNTHRDQTENMNSSQKQS